A window of the Thermomicrobiales bacterium genome harbors these coding sequences:
- a CDS encoding pseudouridine-5'-phosphate glycosidase produces MSVTGNEGSSARQPVVALESTIISHGLPRPRNYAAAVEFETILRNMGVTPATIAVLDGEPCIGLDDEGIRRISDEPMSKASVRDLPMLAATRRSAATTVAATSYLANRAGIRVFATGGLGGVHRGASETFDESADITTLAETPITVVSAGVKSVLDIGATLERLETLSIPVIGYQTDRFPRFWLRESDAVLDWAADSAIEVARIMKARDELGMKQGIVLANPIPESLAWDLEEHDRVLEQALREAQERGITGKAVTPFLLLRIVELSDGRSLEVNLDLARNNVRVAGEVAKAWSELE; encoded by the coding sequence ATGTCTGTCACTGGAAACGAAGGTTCGTCCGCACGCCAGCCGGTTGTCGCGCTCGAATCGACCATCATCTCCCACGGATTGCCGCGGCCCCGCAACTACGCGGCCGCGGTCGAGTTCGAGACGATTCTGCGGAACATGGGGGTGACTCCGGCAACTATCGCTGTGCTGGATGGCGAGCCGTGCATCGGGCTGGACGATGAAGGTATCCGCCGCATTTCCGATGAACCGATGTCCAAAGCAAGCGTGCGCGATTTGCCAATGCTGGCGGCGACCAGGCGAAGCGCCGCAACGACCGTGGCTGCCACGTCCTATCTGGCGAATCGCGCGGGAATCCGCGTGTTTGCCACCGGCGGATTGGGAGGAGTGCATCGCGGAGCTTCGGAGACCTTCGACGAATCAGCCGACATCACCACACTGGCCGAGACGCCCATTACCGTGGTCTCGGCCGGGGTGAAATCGGTGCTGGACATAGGCGCAACGCTCGAACGGCTCGAGACGCTGAGCATTCCGGTGATCGGCTATCAGACCGACCGCTTTCCTCGCTTCTGGTTGCGAGAATCGGACGCTGTTCTGGACTGGGCAGCCGATTCCGCGATCGAAGTTGCCCGGATCATGAAGGCGCGGGACGAGCTGGGTATGAAGCAAGGAATCGTCCTCGCGAACCCCATTCCAGAGTCGCTTGCGTGGGATTTGGAGGAGCACGACCGGGTCCTGGAGCAGGCACTTCGCGAAGCGCAGGAGCGTGGCATAACCGGCAAAGCCGTCACGCCGTTCTTGCTCCTCCGCATTGTCGAGTTGTCCGACGGCCGCAGCCTCGAGGTGAATCTCGATCTCGCTCGCAACAACGTTCGCGTCGCTGGTGAAGTTGCCAAGGCATGGTCAGAACTTGAGTAG
- a CDS encoding Gfo/Idh/MocA family oxidoreductase translates to MGDGQVKAAVIGVGLLGEQHAGQYAQSPKAELILVHDVNPDRAKAVGEALGVPWTTNLADVAASDAQIVSIATPDHLHHEASMRMLEAGKHLLVEKPLATRTSEADEIVRLARANDRKVTVNLGNRWMGSFQSIHEAIQEGEIGDPVYAYCRCSDTIWVPTQMLSWAGRSGPQWFLFAHTMDLIRWFLGQEARDVYAVGSKRILAEKGIDAFDAIQAVVNFERTFVTFETSWIIPESWPAIVEFEITMNGSDGRLGFDGIRQGFELSSDKVGKHMFARPSLWTYFKLPDWWWGSLHDLIDAVIDDREPTIPVEDGAAVTAMIEATERSIVEGRRIEISEMRQA, encoded by the coding sequence ATGGGTGATGGTCAGGTCAAGGCAGCCGTGATTGGCGTTGGGCTCCTGGGTGAGCAGCACGCCGGTCAATATGCCCAGAGCCCGAAAGCCGAGCTCATCCTGGTGCACGACGTCAATCCAGATCGCGCCAAAGCGGTGGGAGAGGCGCTGGGAGTGCCCTGGACAACCAACCTGGCAGATGTCGCCGCCAGCGACGCGCAGATCGTCAGTATCGCCACACCCGATCATTTGCATCACGAAGCATCGATGCGCATGCTCGAAGCTGGCAAGCACCTGCTCGTCGAGAAGCCGCTGGCGACCCGCACCAGCGAGGCTGATGAGATCGTGAGACTGGCGCGCGCGAACGATCGAAAGGTGACGGTCAATCTCGGCAATCGCTGGATGGGCAGCTTTCAGTCGATCCATGAGGCTATTCAGGAAGGCGAGATCGGCGACCCGGTCTACGCATACTGCCGATGCAGTGACACGATCTGGGTGCCAACCCAGATGCTCTCCTGGGCGGGCCGGTCCGGGCCGCAGTGGTTTCTCTTTGCCCACACAATGGACCTGATTCGCTGGTTCCTGGGTCAGGAGGCGCGCGATGTCTATGCGGTCGGTTCGAAGCGGATCCTGGCCGAGAAGGGCATCGATGCGTTCGATGCCATCCAGGCCGTCGTGAACTTCGAGCGGACGTTTGTCACCTTCGAGACCTCCTGGATCATTCCGGAGTCGTGGCCGGCCATCGTCGAGTTCGAGATCACGATGAACGGCTCGGATGGAAGACTCGGCTTCGATGGCATCCGGCAAGGCTTCGAGCTCTCGTCGGACAAGGTTGGCAAGCACATGTTCGCGCGGCCGTCGCTCTGGACCTATTTCAAGCTGCCTGATTGGTGGTGGGGAAGCCTGCATGACTTGATCGACGCTGTGATCGACGACCGTGAGCCGACCATTCCGGTCGAGGACGGAGCGGCAGTGACGGCTATGATCGAAGCGACCGAGCGGTCGATTGTCGAAGGGCGGAGAATCGAGATCTCCGAGATGCGACAGGCTTGA
- a CDS encoding LLM class flavin-dependent oxidoreductase, translated as MGKRPIDVGLIITTVEDRERNWTLSWPEIRELVTTGEAVGFDSVWIPDHLIHEPEGVDPYGIWEAWSLISALAAVTERVRIGPHVLCTGWRNPALIAKMADTVDEITAGRLVLALGAGWHEPEYRAFGFPFDHRIGRFAEALEIIVPLIKTGNVTFRGEFYQAIDCELRPRGPRPEGPPIMIGTIAGTPLGGWLGIERGGNRVLDLVARYADIWNCPIVNDPALIPGIRDMIDIACVNNDRDPATLIRTNGVAFNLPGWESTPGNPNIRARRLAMGATEGDPGELAELLMAFAEHGVAEVHVQLDPETPAGIEQFARTLEILDT; from the coding sequence ATGGGGAAACGACCGATCGACGTCGGATTGATCATTACCACTGTCGAAGACCGCGAGCGAAACTGGACGTTGAGCTGGCCGGAGATCCGCGAGTTGGTTACCACCGGTGAGGCTGTCGGGTTCGACTCCGTCTGGATCCCCGATCACCTCATCCACGAACCCGAGGGCGTCGATCCGTACGGCATTTGGGAAGCATGGTCGCTCATCTCGGCCCTCGCGGCGGTGACCGAGCGGGTCCGCATTGGCCCGCATGTGCTCTGCACTGGGTGGCGCAACCCGGCGCTCATCGCCAAGATGGCCGACACGGTCGACGAGATCACCGCCGGCCGACTCGTGCTGGCGCTTGGCGCCGGCTGGCACGAGCCTGAGTACCGCGCGTTCGGGTTTCCCTTCGACCACAGAATCGGCCGCTTTGCGGAAGCTCTGGAAATCATCGTTCCCCTGATCAAGACCGGGAACGTGACATTCCGGGGGGAGTTCTACCAGGCGATCGATTGCGAGCTCCGTCCCAGGGGACCTCGTCCCGAGGGACCGCCGATCATGATCGGCACCATCGCCGGAACGCCACTGGGTGGGTGGCTTGGCATCGAGCGTGGCGGAAATCGGGTGCTCGATCTGGTCGCGCGCTACGCCGATATCTGGAACTGCCCGATCGTGAACGATCCAGCGCTCATTCCCGGCATTCGCGACATGATCGACATCGCGTGCGTCAACAACGATCGCGACCCGGCCACGCTGATTCGCACGAACGGCGTTGCGTTCAATCTCCCGGGTTGGGAATCGACACCTGGAAATCCCAACATCCGGGCGCGCCGGCTCGCAATGGGCGCCACCGAGGGGGATCCAGGAGAGCTGGCCGAGCTCCTCATGGCATTCGCGGAGCACGGCGTGGCCGAGGTCCACGTCCAGCTCGATCCTGAAACTCCGGCAGGAATCGAGCAGTTCGCCAGGACACTCGAAATCCTCGACACCTGA
- a CDS encoding DUF3090 family protein, with protein MSESEGREIAPIDVRWANVEALGEPGQRRFRMLVSSGSETMVLWMEKLQVDALGRALEQLLEQLPDTDEVEEFPGSEPQFDLGSDRQFRVGKLEIGYDESRDRIVLIAYDIEEPETFGPAAVCRLTRVQAADISDESERVVAAGRPQCVMCGMPMGPGPHACANQNGHLREEYALG; from the coding sequence GTGTCCGAATCTGAAGGCAGAGAAATCGCCCCCATCGATGTTCGATGGGCGAACGTGGAAGCACTCGGGGAACCGGGGCAACGGCGATTCCGCATGTTGGTTTCGTCCGGCTCCGAGACCATGGTGCTCTGGATGGAAAAGCTGCAGGTTGACGCGCTCGGGCGAGCGCTCGAGCAGCTGCTCGAGCAGCTGCCGGACACCGATGAGGTCGAAGAATTCCCTGGATCGGAACCGCAATTCGATTTGGGTTCGGATCGCCAGTTTCGGGTTGGCAAGCTCGAGATCGGCTACGACGAGAGTCGAGACCGCATCGTGCTCATCGCCTACGACATCGAGGAACCGGAAACGTTTGGCCCTGCTGCGGTTTGCCGGTTGACCCGCGTACAGGCGGCCGACATTTCGGACGAATCCGAGCGCGTAGTCGCCGCCGGGCGGCCACAATGCGTGATGTGCGGCATGCCGATGGGGCCCGGGCCGCACGCGTGCGCGAACCAAAATGGACACCTGCGCGAGGAGTATGCGCTTGGCTGA